A region of the Diorhabda sublineata isolate icDioSubl1.1 chromosome Y, icDioSubl1.1, whole genome shotgun sequence genome:
TTGACCAGAATCAGCAGTTATCTCAAGTAGAAAAGTTGTATTATTTACAGGGCCGACTTAGGGGTGAGGCAGAAAAATTAATTCAGCAACTTGAGTTGACAGATGAGAATTATTTAGTAGCTTTACGTATATTGCGAGAacgatttgaaaacaaaaaaattattatagacaAACATGTAGAAGAATTATTTAACATGCCAGTAATTACTAAGGAATCACCTccgtttttaagaaatttaattgACACATTCAAACAACTAATTACTTCACTAAAAGCTCTAGGTGAACCAACTGATTCGTGGGATCGCCTATTAAAtcaactattaaaaattaaactagacGCACGCACTAGGGAACGTTGGCATGaacatttacatttacaaaataaaagagAACCTCCACCATTGTCAGAATTTCTCGACTTTTTAGTAAATCGTTGTGAATATTTAGAAAGCaaagaaaaaactgataatCAGCAAACCATGTTAAAATCTAACTATTATAATCACACgcacaaaaatgcaaataacagtatacaaacaaacaaaattaattctaaatatcCGTCACGGGGTGAAGGTCAAACAATCACATGTGCCGTCACGTAGGCGCAATGCGCTTATTGCAAAGATCAAGATCATTACATTTATTCATGTAAAAAATTCCTTAAGTTACCAAGTTCAACGCGACAAAACGAGgtatttaaactaaaattatgcTTTAATTGTCTCAGAGGTGATCATAGGTCAGATTCTTGCACTCGTGGAACCTGCAAGGTTTGTCAAAAGAAACATAACACACTAATTCATCGAGACAATATTCAACATCATGATACACAAAACCAACTAGCTAAACATGACAACATTCAAACACAAAATCACAGCAATCCTTCATTAGCCACAAACACACATTTggcaattgaaaataaacaaaacacaGCCGCACCTCGAGAAACTATCCAACTCTCATCAATCACACatcatctaaataataaaaaacaaaatgttcttCTTAGTACAGCGGCTGTATTCCTCAAAGACAAATCAGGCAATTTAACCAAAGCACGTGCATTGTTAGACTCGGGTTCTCAATCAAATCTAATAACCTCTGACCTTGCGCGATTATTAAATATCGGTACTACCAAAATAAACTTACCAGTGATCGGTGTTAATCAGGCTACTACTAATATCACAGagcaattaaatattgatataatttcaaGAGAAAACAATTCTTTTCAACAAAATGCtacatttttagttataaacCAAATAGCGGGTAATATTCCAAACTTCAAAATCGATTGTCAACATTTAAATATACCGAAACACATTACTCTTGCGGATCCTGAATTCGATAAATCCGCCAAACTGGATATTCTCTTAGGCGCAGGTGTCTTTTGGGATATTTTAGCGGATGGGCAATTTAAGCTCGGCGACGGTAAACCGATACTTCAGAAAACATTATTTGGATGGGTCATATCGGGACccatatatcaaaattgttcaattcaaaataacagTAGTATTACCATATCATGTAATTTAATCACAACTATGCTTGAAAACGcaattgagaaattttggaaaatcgaGGAATACCAAGACGATAACAAAACCAAACGGACGATCGAAGAAAAACAATGCGAAGAACATTTCCTAAAAACAATTCAGCGGACCGAAACTGGCAGATTTCGTGCAACGTTGCCAGTTCGCGAAGGTGTAGGCGATTTGGGGAATTCGAAGATGAATGCGATTAAAAGGTTTCACAAATTAGAAAGTAAACTGATCAATGACACAGTCATACGTCAACAATATTCGGAGTTCATGAGGGAATATGACAAACTCGGGCACATGACCAAGGTGCCGACGTGGGCAACGGAAGTGGATGGAAAGGGAGTTTTTTACCTACCACATCATGGTGTCGTGAAGGATAGGCAACCACTAAACTACGAGTGGTGGTGCATCCGCCAAAACAGGAAACGGTATTTCATTGAATGATACGCTCATGGTGGGTCCTTTAATACAGGAAGATCTTTTTGCTATCATCATTCGTTTTTCACAACACAATGTAGCAATGGTAGCGGACATAGAGAAGATGTACCGGCAGGTGGAAATTGTAGAAGAGCAGTGTGATTTACAGCGAATTATGTGGCGTTCTGATCCAAACCTGCCTCTAGAAGTCTACACATTAAACACCGTAACATACGGCACAGCTCCAGCTTCATTCATTGCTATACGATGCTTGCACCAACTCGCTTTAGAAAACAGTAAAAAGTACCCAGTAGCATCACAAGTAATAACTCGCGATTTTTATGTTGATGACCTCATCACTGGTACAGACACCATTGAAAATGCACAAATTTTGAGGCAAAACATCACCAACATTTTAGAAAGTGGATCCTTTCCTCTTCGGAAGTGGAATACTAACAAACCGAACATTTTCAACGATATTAACAACATTTCAGATCTACCAGATCATTATCTATCAACCGATGACCAATCAAAAGCTTTAGGGCTTGTCTGGAACTCTCAATCAGACACGCTACATATCAGCACAGATTcaatacaaattgaaaataacaatttcacaAAACGCGGAATACTCTCCGTAATTGCTCAGTTATTCGATTCATTGGGCTTGGTCGGTCCAGTAATTGTTAAAGCCAAAGTTATCATGCAAAAACTTTGGCAGCACAAAGTAGATTGAGATCAAATTGCTCCTTCACCaataatttcagagtttattcatTTACAAAAGGAATTACCTATTTTGGCTACAATTAAAATTCCTAGACAAATAACAGTTCCCAAAGCCAATGTTATTGAAATTCACACTTTCAGCGATGCATCTACTATCGCGTATGGTGCGTGTTCATACCTACGAACTGTAGATAACTCCGGACAATGCTCTGTACGTTTAATTTGTGCTAAATCAAGAGTATTACCCTTAAAGGTTGTCACGTGCCACGCTTGGAGCTAAACGCAGCTTTATTAGCAACGAATCTGACAGCTAAGCTCATGGAGGCTTTTACTTGTCGTATatctaacattttttattatactgatTCGACCATCGTTTTATCGTGGTTAAATACGGAACCCGcacttttaaaaacatttgtagCAAACCGCGTAGCGGACATgcaaagaaaattcaaaatcgaaaaTTGGCAACATGTAAAATCCGAACAAAACGCGGCTGACATCATCTCGATGGGATCACTACCCAGTCAGCTGCTGGAATGCGACATGTGGTGGAACGGGCCATTCTTTCTAAGCAATCATAATCAACCGGTCacgaataataattttttaccacTCAATGAATTACCAGAGGTAAAAAATTCCGCGTTAACACACAATGTAATTATAGCTGATAGTACGATATTCGAGAGATATTCTAATTTCGACAAATTAAACAGAGTCATAGCGTGGATTTTACGATTTAAAGGTAACACATTACGTGCAAAACATGATAGAATATACGGTACAAAACTCACAGTGCACGAATTAAAACTGACAAAACAAAGTATTATAAGGGCAACGCAATCAGTGTATTTTACggaagaaataaaatgtttaattaaaaataaactgctAAACgctcattcaaaattattaactttAAACCCATTTATGGCGGTTAGGGGGGAGAATTGtcaattcaaacttttcatttgataaaaaattcccTTACGTCCTACCTCATAATGGTCACGTCACGCGCCTCCTAATCGAAAGAGAGCATACATTATTATTACACGCTGGTGCTCAAGCAACTTTGGCCTCTTTCAGAAACAACTTTTGGCCATTGCGGGGTAAACAAattgtcaaaaagattttgcATCAATGTATAACTTGCTTTCGAGTAAAGCCTCGCtcttacaatgaaaaaatgggaAACGCTTCGCACAAGCTAGACCGTTTTTAAGCAGTGGCGTCGATTACGCGGGGCCATTTTCGGTCAAGGAAGTTAAGCacagaaatagaaaatgtataaaggcatatttgtgtatttttatttgcatGACTACCGAGGCTGTGCATTTAGAGGTATCAACTGATTTAACTGTAAACTCGTTTCTAAACGCCCTCAAAAGATTTGTTTCACGGTGCGGTCTATGCAGTGATATATATTCTGACAATGGGGGATGTTTCGTTGGAGCAAACAATGATTTGCGATTGTTCCTAAAAACATTAGAACAAGACAATTCATTTTCTACATATTGTGACACACAAGGAATTCGGTGGCATTTTAACCCTGCGAACAGCCCGCATATGGTTGGTTTGTGGGAATCGGCTGTGAAATCGGCCAAATATCATCTAAAAAGAGTGATAGGTCAAAACTGCTCGTCTTTGGAAGATTTTACCACCCTATGCATTCAGATGGAGGCCACTCTTAATTCTAGACCTCTCATCCCATTAACCGATGATCCCAACGACCTTTGTCCTTTAACTCCCAGTCACTTTTTAATTGGCGACGTGTTGAAGGCCATACCTCAATCAAACGTTCAGCAAATACCAGTTAACAGGCTATCAACGTATCATACACTGGAGCAAATGTAAATCTCCGTACGAAGAATGGAATCATGAAGAGGGCGGTGTCAGAAATTTGCGTCCTACCCATAgacgtttaaaaaatgtttcttagtgattgacatttattttgacattttatttttaagttatttgaaaacacatataaatttcataattttttatattatttttcgtttGAAAGTCGAGCCTTTGGAGGCCGGTATGTTTAACcatttaatgtatatatttaaattatgttgaGTGCGCTACTGAACTTGGCACATGCGCCTACCTAGAGTAACCGGGCTTGCGCCGAAGAAGACAGACATAAAATCATCAAGGAGCCACGAGGCCGAGAGCGCTTTTTGCTCAGGCTCACAAAGCATTTTGTAcaataaagtgaaaatcgaaACAAATCGTTTTATTGTGTGCTTCTCACATTGTATACAGTCCactttaaaacattttcaatcaagatATCCAACCAGAGGCCTCCCAATCTCCGGAATAATTTACAAACATTAAACATAaggaagttttttttctaaaattttatttttgtcaaaaactattGTACCTTCTTACTCCTGCTACACCATTTGCTTTTAGGTGAGAAAGAGATTCTTCATGCTCTGAATATTCGCTCTCCAAGCTGATGTTGCTTGACTGCAATAAGTTTCTAAAAACATTGAGGTTAAAAATCTCTAAATATATAGATTCATAAACAAACCGTTTTTTAACTTCATAGTCTGGCACATATTCTGATCCAGAGCTTGAAAAGTCTTCAAAAAACCCTTCTTCTGAAGTACGTGACATATTATATCGCGTAAAACAGGCACCAACAGGCACAGACTTTGAACTTAACACATAAACGATTACTTGGTTGTCGCTTGGAACCCTATTATTCTTAATAATGACGTTGACTGTTGCTTGGAACTATattgtaaattaaatattgGCGCCATCTTTGAGAATGGGCTCAAAGTTTGTATAGCAGACGATGCAGGTTTCTATGGATcttattttcttacaaaaattaattaatttttcttatgggaacaaagttctaagttgatttatccttattttgatataaatgatgaaggtgatctatagatcactataaataagaaaattgtcagtttcaatatcatattttgataaaaacttaaagaagtcgaaacgtcaaaatttatctttcttttaaaaactatcaaaaacaaaaacttgggcatgtatatatttaatttaatatttaacttAACACACCCTCGAAACGAAAGCAATATTTCATCGATGGTACATCGATCACTAACTTTATAAACAAGTCGACTGTTTTTCaggaatttatgaaatatttcagaaatagcTGAGGCTATGAGAAACTGTTTTCTTGCTTTTCAACTAGTGCCAAATAAAGATTTTGTATCTTCTTTATTCGATTTGTAAATTGATGTAAACAGCAAAACTCCAAGAAATGTACGCAGTTCATTTTccgttttaataatttctaatatttgcCACTCCAATTATGTTCCTTGTTTGCTGATAATGTAGAttagtaaattttctaatatcttcCATCATGTTTGAATCGAATGACAGACACCAAACATCGATCTCTGATGGAGAATTTCTCAACTTTCTCGATGCATATTGAGTAAACCCTGGTAGCTTACATTCCACAACATTATAAAATGGTGGCCTTCCCACCCTTCTAGGTTCTTTTTAAGTCCATTTCTTTCCACTCTTGGGATGCTTGGAATGACATGCTGGAGGAACCACTTGAGCTCGAGTGGAATCAGATTCGTTACAGTCACTCGCGCCTTCTAACTAACTAAGATTTGGTGAGAAATCTGAATCATCTTCAGACTCCAAAAAAGAATGGCTTAGATGTTCATGAGAAAGACCTGGATCAGTTTGAGTACTCGTACCTGGACGTGGGGAATCTCGTAGTATGACCTCAGCAGGTTCACTTTTTAACTGGACTGAAGAATTCTCTTCTCCACTGTCACAAGGGTCTTGATCCTCTTCATTCTCACTTTCCTGTGAGAGCAGTCTCTGTATATCGGAGGAAAAGTTTGGGTTCGTAGTCCAAAATATTTGCTTGTCCATCTGCACAgacaaaagttaataaatttgataaattttgaccTTTCTACAGAGGAGATATATTAAccctatattatattatttgatgtttcaaatTTAGTTAAACGGTAGAATGTGCCTTTCACTAGCATACAAGATTGAATTTACATGACAGCGAGATGTGAACAGATGACACAGTCTCACCAACACACTCATAAAATTTCCCACATAGGTCTCACAAACCCACGTGTGGCGTTACGAAACAATTTCATAATCGAACCTAATTGAAAGATAAATGCCAAGTTATATAGATAGTTGCTTAGTTACTAggtactttttaaataattcattatctTCTAAACGTTAcgctaataataaaaaaaatttataacatatcTTTCAAATTTGTTCTATATAATTCATGATTCAGTAAAGTTAGTCGAAAATTGAAGCTGTTTGTCTGCTATAACGTGGTGTTAATAAACCAATAGTTGATATTTGATATTGACAGctgttcaatttttgttcattcCAATCACTAGTTTTAACCAAGAACTAATACTTCTTTAGATAGTGATTTTaggaatattatattaaaaatgagtcTAACCGAAATTTGTGGTTTATCGGATAACATTACCTTTAAAAATTccttgtataaaaattatttgcaccaattttttaccaatttcaaCTGTAACATGAGTTTGCAAGTACCACCGTTAAGTGATGTAAGAGccatttgaataatatttagattatatccagcattatttaattttagccTGCAAATAGTTTTACGATACTCACGGAAAATGAAACGGGACgtgaattgaaaatgaattttgatcatGGTACAACTACCTTGGGATTCAAGTATGAAGGAGGAGTAGTTCTTGCAGTAGACTCCAGAGCTACAGGAGGACAATTTATTGGCTCCCAAACTATGATGAAGATTGTTgagataaatgattttttattaggtAATTGTAGTACTCAAAAATCATAAATcacattatttttgtatttttctaggaaCATTAGCTGGGGGTGCAGCAGACTGTGTATATTGGGATAGGGTTCTTGCAAAACAATGCAGAATATATGAACTTAGGAATAGAGAACGTATATCTGTAGCTGCTGCTTCCAAATTATTGGCAAATATGGTCTACAATTATAAGGGAATGGGATTGTCTATGGGAATGATGTTAGCTGGTTGGGATACAAAGGTATGAAAATGATCTTTCTTACAAAGGTACATTTATGGAAATGAGTTTTTCAGGGCCCTCAACTCTATTATGTAGATTCAGAAGGCCTTCGAACAGCAGGAAAAGTATTTAGCATTTGCTCTGGTTCAATTTATGCTTTCGGTGTATTGGATTCAGGTTATAAGTGGGATTTGACAGATGAAGAAGCTCATGCTTTAGCTCGAAGATCAATTTATCATGCTACTCATAGAGATGCATACTCTGATGGTATAGTAAGGGTTTACCATATGAGAGAAACAGGTTGGGTTCATATTGATAATAATGACTGCAGTGACTTACATTACAAGTATATCAAAGAAAGggatgaataaattttataagtgcttgatctaattttatgtaatttgtatttgaaaaatgtttcaaataaaatacactaaggttatttaagtcagttttcttattaatgcattgatccttttgggcaatatatgttgtttctaaaattaaacCTCTTATAGAATTTGTTATAGATATGTATAAATGACACTAAGATGATTTACATGTCTATATTGATGAACTCATCATTTGGGGCAATATATGTAGTTTCAAGAAATagacttttttgtaatttttttcagttgtcaaaaccTTGGTAGATTAATAATGCATATTGAGTTCTTCATGATAGACATGAGTGGCTAATGaacatctataaaaataaacgctattaacaaccaactaacctcacctaccccataaatttcaacttaatgttatccataaattaaccaatcaTTATTGAACATCGCTCACTACAACATCTAGCCAATTAAAAACTactcttaattaattattgtaagtaaaaaaattattattaaacatttatatatatttcttgtatttgaccataatttcagtcccagacgattcACAAGTTCGGAAAATATGTTTAATCTCCACGGGAAATAACTTTAATacattttccgagctttcgaatacttatgtattcatcgtctggggaATAATTAGATTAAGATTATCGGTGGTtctgaattgtaataattattgtaataattattgtaaattaaaaattttacaagaattaaaaatcaaaaccaCTGAAaatccactttggtgtttcattaccacgttcccaataagcaaccgctcataatatagctggctaAAACTTCGTTACAATTCATGAAAATGGTTCTTACTAAATcactataaatatcaatatctcAAAATAGAATGAGTGGCAGGTAATAAGACACTAACGGGCAAAGGGCACTTCAAGATACTTTAGGAACTCAGAGATGATTTAGCTCCATCCTTCTTATGTTGTTTTGCATTGCGTTGGTGTGTTAAACCCATATGGGTAACCACAAAGGATTGTCTTTTCaagatttataataataaaaaaaactcatacATATTGCTGTtgctaaaaataatgatttttgttagCCATAGTAGTCCGAAATATAGTAGCAATTAGTAAtttaggaattgaaaaaataagttatacTAATGTAAATGTTTTATATGTACCAAGtgttaaaaaactggaaatgtcagataggaaaatattatttgaaattgttaaaacaataaataatgatggaaaGCTGCTGTTTGTGTAAAGTAGAGAATTtgtgtgaaataaaattttatatattttataaatggcACAAGcttattggaaattttaaataaacaaatggtTGTGGCTTTATTAACATGCTTGATGTTGGGAACCAGATTGGATGTACGAGTATGTTTTGCTGTTAATTTTTACAGTAGGTTTCAAAATCAAGCTAAAGATAAGGTCTTTAATCATTTAAAACGTGTATTAAGGTATTTATAATCGATTCATGTAGGATTAtaaagtttagaaaaaataataaagattcgTTAGACTAAAAATGCGTCGTTggatatctttttaattttatttttgcaagACTCTATGTTGAACAACCAAGAAGCAAGCACtaaaaaagataatttgtagttgaaaaaactcTTCTTGCATTTAGGTATTAATATTCGTAATATCAGCTTTTATAAGGTCATCAGCCTAAATTTCCCACAAGTATTTAATTAGCACCTAATGTTACGGATTAATTGATACCTGCTTAAGTATTGATCTAAATTTAagagatatttgatttttagatTCGTTATCTCACGGAAATTAACACATTTATATGTCTATATGATAGACATGAGTGGCTAATGAACATCTATAAAAATAAGCGCCATTAACAATTAACTAACCTCACCTaccctataaatttcaacttaatggTATAATAGGGATTTTTGAAGTGACTCGAGAGTATCAGAAAATTATATAGGGAGAATCCTTGCATCCTTTAATGTACCTCTACCATGTATTATGTTTCTGGTAACTATTAGATATTAATCTGACGATTAATTCAAGGGGGCTGGCCGTAACGAGCggttgaaaaaaatgatgacacaaactcataatatatttttgtatatgtaaAAAAGGTGACCTTGACATACTCCAGCGTGTCAGATTTTTATGCAGGAGGGTCAAGTTGATGTCATAGTCCTCCTGAATAATAATCTGACAATTATATGGAGGGATATCGCTAGTCTGACcattttgatggaaatttagaaataatatatccGCATTTACGTGCAgaaattggataatttattaatataaaattaaaaatagatcattacaatttataataaattacaaaacattgaaatttgaaatacatattttagtctTCATTTCATTTAGACTCATCTTTGAAGTTTGTTTCCACTTCAACTTCCAGGACGTCCTCGTCATCTCGTGATTCTGTAACTAAAAATGGTTATGATAcattataatgttatatttatgaTGTGATAGTATAATATGGAAAAGAGAACGTACCTGAATCTAAAGTATCTCCTAAAATGTCAGGTGTTTTAACGATGTCTTCATACGCCTCAGGAAGTTGGTTTCCTAGAAACCAAGTTGGCTCCAATTTTCCATCCACATTTCTCCATCCATATTCTAGTGGTGACATTTCCGTAGGAATACGATTGTGAGCGTTTCTCCACATACAAGCAATATATTTCGTTCGCAATAAATGTTGCAGCTCCGATCGACATGATGGCAAATTACAAGTAATTCATTCATTTCGCATTCAGTGAAAAGGGTTGAGACGTATCATTTACTTTgtacgttttattaaatacttCCACCCCAGCGATATAAACGTCAGCTAGTTTTTTAAACCTGTACAAATGGCAGATGAACGATTCCACGGTGGAAGATAATACCTTAATATTATATGCTTCAGAGGCCAAGTTTCCAAATACTTCTTGTATATTTACAGATCCCATTAGAATCTGTAGAGGCCTTTTTTACCTCGTCTGTAAAAAGCTGGGCTGTAATCCCATCACGTTAGAGCATGTAGAGCTAGTAGTGCTTTTGATACAAATGGACCCAATTTCGTAAAAAGAGCGGAAATGTCGATATATCGGCGTGCATTCCCTACTCCGAGATCAATCCCGACTTTTACAGACGATGTCATATCTTCCATGATGGCTAACATAATAACCACGATATCTGTATCAGAGGTTCTGATGGTGACAGTAGACTCTTCTTCCATTTGACGAGCAAAAAATACAGCTTTTGTATCCGCTTCTAGATGATCGGgacatgaaataaaaaaatggtacaacACTAATCTAATGAAAGTGACCAAGAGAAATAGACTCACcggttctaaggaatctttcaagcaaaaataatgtTCGATATCTggatcatcttccaccatagccagccaccatggataaccttcgatattcgcccagacgatgctacccgcgttatatttattaaatatcatcagctccttttctttatcgtcgatcgattcttctttaatttaaaatattaccgagtataatttgatttaagcAGCTAAGcaattactaactaattaaaccatATGACAGGTATCGGGaaatgtaaaaggcttttcttggGTGATGGgatggttaaaaaatgtttttaatgaatttaaatttgaaaaatctgtccctactttcatgaataaattcgaCGCATTCTCTTATTAAATTAGCCTTTTCACTACCACAAAGTCCTTGTAAAAAGAATTACCCAACAGGTCCCTTGCTTCTGGTAATTCATCAGTTTTAACATTTGTTCCAATGACGACATatcctgtaaatttttttccttcattCAATTCGTCTTATTATTGCAATTTCATCCCAAATTATTTCCCTATCACAAAATTCTTTTGGTTTTATAGCATTTAAAGCTTCTTTGCTTTAGCAATGCATAACTTAATATTACAGCAAAATATCCTCAACTCGAGAATCCTTTACTTCTTGCTTTCAGCATTCTTTTCAAAATGAagcaaaatagttattaaaatacatttcttGATAATCGGTTTAtagaaaatctattatttatgagaaaattgtTACTCAAAGAACTTACCAACAAGGTTTTTTcggcattttcaataattaaagatttttcttttaaaactgaTACCAGAGATTTTGAGGaatttacttaatattttttctttgaagagccactgtatttttcagaatactcatattttttttggccTCTAGGGTGTATTGAAAACAGAActgctgagatttcctgcaaagtttccTGTTTTTTTGGAACCTAAATaacaatgacattataagaacattctTCTGTTTGGTTAAAAGAGTTATTAACACTTTCAGAAGCACTTGAAAGTTTCAGAtgagtaaaa
Encoded here:
- the LOC130451991 gene encoding uncharacterized protein LOC130451991; translated protein: MVADIEKMYRQVEIVEEQCDLQRIMWRSDPNLPLEVYTLNTVTYGTAPASFIAIRCLHQLALENSKKYPVASQVITRDFYVDDLITGTDTIENAQILRQNITNILESGSFPLRKWNTNKPNIFNDINNISDLPDHYLSTDDQSKALGLVWNSQSDTLHISTDSIQIENNNFTKRGILSVIAQLFDSLGLVGPVIVKAKVIMQKLWQHKELPILATIKIPRQITVPKANVIEIHTFSDASTIAYGCHVPRLELNAALLATNLTAKLMEAFTCRISNIFYYTDSTIVLSWLNTEPALLKTFVANRVADMQRKFKIENWQHVKSEQNAADIISMGSLPSQLLECDMWWNGPFFLSNHNQPVTNNNFLPLNELPEVKNSALTHNVIIADSTIFERYSNFDKLNRVIAWILRFKGNTLRAKHDRIYGTKLTVHELKLTKQSIIRATQSVYFTEEIKCLIKNKLLNAHSKLLTLNPFMAVRGENCQFKLFI
- the LOC130451990 gene encoding uncharacterized protein LOC130451990 produces the protein MLAGENEVNVSKVDQSKSDKSDILLELKEQRDVVIEKLSRFINFIKRANESDLLELESRLDHVSSIFNHFEQVQSRIESLEKCTTNSEYRETFENSFFKAQASAKNKIVEFHSNIQARITASHNVASQNNLFNNSVTALVDQNQQLSQVEKLYYLQGRLRGEAEKLIQQLELTDENYLVALRILRERFENKKIIIDKHVEELFNMPVITKESPPFLRNLIDTFKQLITSLKALGEPTDSWDRLLNQLLKIKLDARTRERWHEHLHLQNKREPPPLSEFLDFLVNRCEYLESKEKTDNQQTIGDHRSDSCTRGTCKVCQKKHNTLIHRDNIQHHDTQNQLAKHDNIQTQNHSNPSLATNTHLAIENKQNTAAPRETIQLSSITHHLNNKKQNVLLSTAAVFLKDKSGNLTKARALLDSGSQSNLITSDLARLLNIGTTKINLPVIGVNQATTNITEQLNIDIISRENNSFQQNATFLVINQIAGNIPNFKIDCQHLNIPKHITLADPEFDKSAKLDILLGAGVFWDILADGQFKLGDGKPILQKTLFGWVISGPIYQNCSIQNNSSITISCNLITTMLENAIEKFWKIEEYQDDNKTKRTIEEKQCEEHFLKTIQRTETGRFRATLPVREGVGDLGNSKMNAIKRFHKLESKLINDTVIRQQYSEFMREYDKLGHMTKVPTWATEVDGKGVFYLPHHGVVKDRQPLNYEWWCIRQNRKRYFIE
- the LOC130451959 gene encoding proteasome subunit beta type-5-like; the protein is MSLTEICGLSDNITFKNSLYKNYLHQFFTNFNCNMSLQVPPLSDPANSFTILTENETGRELKMNFDHGTTTLGFKYEGGVVLAVDSRATGGQFIGSQTMMKIVEINDFLLGTLAGGAADCVYWDRVLAKQCRIYELRNRERISVAAASKLLANMVYNYKGMGLSMGMMLAGWDTKGPQLYYVDSEGLRTAGKVFSICSGSIYAFGVLDSGYKWDLTDEEAHALARRSIYHATHRDAYSDGIVRVYHMRETGWVHIDNNDCSDLHYKYIKERDE